One stretch of Oceanipulchritudo coccoides DNA includes these proteins:
- a CDS encoding SLC13 family permease — MLVSWEIIFICLLLAAALASFVWERIPTDLTAILVFGALIVASFLPFNRTLPSLEQLLSVFSNPAPLAIAALFILSAALERCGLIDELARFLEHLTKLGYHGLLLCMILLVALISAFINNTPVVVIFLPVILTLSKKIKTPASKLLIPLSYASIFGGVCTLVGTSTNILASGLLQKADFPPLSMFELSRVGVPLMAIGTLYLLLFAKQRLPVRESLTSILSDEERKEYFTEAFVRVNSPLIGNTFKGSDLQKAKGLRLLEIIRNGVAVSGNIFMAELQAGDRLVLACRPSGFVQARSVAGLKLAAEEREGLETISAHEGSIVEGVIGPRSTIVGRTISELNFRQRFRMIILAIHRRGINMRDRIDSLPLEEGDTILMMGTDSAREQIRRGDDILLLDMPHTPSKDFSKKAPIVLLTMISVVGLVSFNIMPITAAAILGTAVVLASGVLRPKEAYAAVDWGILILIYGMLALGTGMQTSGASGHIASAIANIPHFGLSDGMHLLLILACLYLTTSILTEVLSNNATIVLMVPIALNLGIALGVDPRPFVIAACVASSASFSTPIGYQTNTYVYSVGGYRFADFLKIGLPLNICYFLGTVALVPHLWSF; from the coding sequence ATGCTGGTCTCTTGGGAAATCATTTTTATCTGCCTGTTGCTCGCCGCCGCGCTTGCCAGTTTTGTCTGGGAACGGATTCCCACCGACCTGACGGCAATTCTGGTCTTTGGCGCACTGATAGTTGCTTCCTTCCTTCCCTTCAACAGGACCCTTCCCAGCCTTGAACAGCTCCTTTCAGTCTTTTCCAATCCCGCCCCACTGGCTATTGCCGCCCTTTTCATACTGAGCGCCGCGCTTGAACGCTGCGGCTTGATCGACGAGCTGGCCCGTTTTCTCGAGCATCTAACGAAACTCGGGTACCACGGGCTGCTTCTCTGCATGATCCTACTTGTGGCGCTGATTTCCGCGTTCATCAACAACACGCCAGTTGTCGTGATCTTCCTTCCGGTCATTCTGACTCTCTCCAAGAAGATCAAGACCCCTGCCTCCAAGCTGCTCATTCCCCTGAGTTATGCCTCCATCTTCGGGGGAGTTTGTACCCTTGTCGGAACCAGTACCAATATCCTGGCCAGTGGACTCCTCCAAAAAGCGGATTTCCCGCCTCTATCCATGTTTGAGCTCTCTAGGGTCGGCGTCCCCCTGATGGCCATCGGCACGCTCTATCTTCTCCTGTTTGCCAAGCAGCGCCTACCAGTTCGTGAATCCCTGACCTCGATTCTCAGCGATGAGGAAAGGAAGGAGTACTTCACTGAGGCGTTTGTCCGCGTCAACAGCCCGCTAATTGGTAATACTTTCAAGGGCAGTGACTTACAAAAAGCCAAAGGGTTGCGCCTTCTGGAAATCATCCGGAACGGGGTCGCGGTCAGCGGGAACATCTTCATGGCTGAGCTCCAGGCCGGTGATCGGCTCGTTCTGGCCTGCCGGCCCAGCGGATTTGTCCAGGCCCGTTCCGTCGCGGGGCTTAAGTTGGCTGCGGAGGAGCGGGAGGGACTGGAGACCATTTCCGCGCATGAAGGCTCTATCGTGGAAGGGGTGATCGGCCCACGTTCCACAATTGTTGGCCGCACCATCTCCGAGCTGAATTTCCGCCAACGCTTCCGTATGATCATCCTCGCGATCCATCGCCGGGGAATCAACATGCGCGACCGGATCGATTCCCTCCCCCTTGAGGAGGGCGATACCATTCTCATGATGGGCACCGATTCCGCTCGAGAGCAAATCCGCCGGGGAGATGATATCCTTCTCCTAGACATGCCTCACACGCCCTCCAAGGACTTCAGCAAAAAAGCCCCAATCGTGCTCCTGACCATGATCAGCGTGGTCGGCCTTGTCTCCTTCAACATCATGCCGATTACGGCTGCCGCCATTCTGGGAACCGCCGTTGTCCTTGCCTCCGGGGTTCTTCGCCCCAAGGAAGCCTATGCGGCTGTCGACTGGGGAATCCTCATCCTGATTTATGGAATGCTTGCCCTTGGAACCGGCATGCAGACTTCCGGCGCGTCAGGTCACATTGCCAGTGCGATTGCCAATATTCCGCACTTCGGGCTCTCCGACGGAATGCATCTTCTCCTGATCCTTGCCTGCCTTTACCTGACGACTTCCATTCTGACTGAGGTCCTCTCGAATAATGCCACAATTGTCTTGATGGTTCCGATCGCCCTTAACCTCGGAATTGCCCTCGGGGTCGACCCGAGGCCCTTCGTCATCGCGGCCTGTGTCGCCAGCTCGGCCAGCTTTTCCACACCCATCGGATACCAGACCAATACCTATGTCTATTCAGTCGGGGGATACCGCTTTGCCGACTTCCTGAAAATTGGGCTACCGCTCAATATCTGCTATTTCCTTGGGACGGTTGCGCTTGTTCCCCACTTGTGGTCCTTCTAA